From one Peptoniphilaceae bacterium AMB_02 genomic stretch:
- a CDS encoding aldo/keto reductase yields MQYRNITNDKISTSVLGFGLMRLPVENNDNCTIDKIKSFEMMKYLYDNGVNYFDTAYTYHCENSETLLGEFIETIDRSSIYVATKLPMWLCNNYEDYETHFNTQLKRLKSDYIDFYLTHSLTEKSFKKMLELGVFKFLDELKSKGKIKYAGFSFHDELPVFKEILNSYNWDFCQIQLNYLDKNYQAGLEGLKLAREKGISVIVMEPLKGGNLAELPKDTNQILEKYNIKSTPVQLALKWVYDLDISLLLSGMSNMEQCIENVALADTVSEVNTTADDRKAIDELVEFLNNRISVGCTSCEYCMPCPFDVNIPGIFQRFNNATIFDNYEENIKSYQTLIENNNDAGMCTECGACESLCPQNIEIIRKLKEADSILKNDI; encoded by the coding sequence ATGCAATACCGAAATATTACAAATGACAAAATATCTACATCCGTTTTAGGATTTGGTTTAATGAGATTGCCGGTTGAAAATAATGATAATTGCACAATAGATAAAATAAAATCCTTCGAAATGATGAAATATTTATATGATAATGGAGTAAATTATTTTGATACAGCATATACTTATCATTGTGAAAATAGTGAAACATTGCTTGGAGAATTTATTGAAACAATAGATAGATCCTCAATCTATGTGGCAACAAAACTGCCTATGTGGTTATGTAATAATTATGAAGATTATGAAACTCATTTTAATACTCAGTTAAAGCGACTCAAAAGTGATTATATAGATTTCTATTTAACGCATAGTCTTACTGAAAAGAGTTTTAAAAAAATGCTAGAACTGGGTGTTTTTAAATTCTTGGACGAACTTAAATCAAAAGGCAAGATAAAATATGCGGGATTTTCATTCCATGATGAACTACCTGTTTTTAAAGAGATACTAAATTCTTATAATTGGGACTTTTGTCAAATCCAGCTAAACTACTTGGATAAAAACTACCAAGCAGGTTTAGAAGGTCTTAAACTGGCAAGAGAAAAGGGAATCTCGGTAATTGTAATGGAACCCCTTAAAGGTGGCAATCTCGCCGAATTACCAAAGGATACAAACCAAATACTTGAAAAATATAACATAAAATCAACACCTGTCCAGCTAGCACTGAAATGGGTTTATGATCTGGATATCTCCTTATTGTTGAGTGGTATGAGCAATATGGAGCAGTGTATCGAAAATGTTGCACTTGCAGATACTGTTTCTGAAGTAAACACTACCGCTGATGATAGAAAAGCCATTGATGAATTGGTTGAATTTTTAAATAATCGTATATCCGTTGGATGTACATCTTGTGAATATTGCATGCCATGCCCATTTGATGTAAATATTCCCGGAATTTTTCAAAGATTTAATAATGCGACCATATTTGATAATTATGAAGAAAATATCAAAAGCTATCAAACATTAATTGAGAATAATAATGATGCCGGCATGTGTACTGAATGTGGTGCATGTGAAAGTCTGTGTCCTCAAAACATTGAAATCATTAGAAAATTGAAAGAGGCTGACAGCATCCTAAAAAATGATATATAA
- the gcvT gene encoding glycine cleavage system aminomethyltransferase GcvT — protein MDAKKTAIYDCHVQLGGNMVEYAGWALPSEFTGLVDEHNTVRNDVGIFDVSHMGEFFITGPDTIKFNNYILSNDITKIENGQCQYSILLNEKGGVVDDLLVFKYNDEKVLWVPNGANTDKDFDWIMARKDGFDVEIVNASRSYSEIAIQGPKSKEVLQKALDYNLDELENFHFVDDVTLDGKKVLISRTGYTGELGYEIYCDWEDGDDIWMKLIELGAKPCGLGCRDTLRFEASMPLYGNEMDEDNSPLEAGLKFAIDFNKDDFIGKEPLAKKLEEGLKRKLIGLELTGKGIPRHGYAVLKDGKEIGKITTGYLAPTVGKPIANVIIDAEEAVIGNEVEVQIRKRVVPAVIISKRFLQKK, from the coding sequence ATGGATGCTAAAAAAACTGCAATCTATGATTGTCATGTGCAACTAGGAGGCAATATGGTTGAATATGCTGGATGGGCATTACCTTCAGAGTTCACCGGACTTGTTGACGAGCACAATACAGTAAGAAATGATGTTGGAATTTTTGACGTATCACATATGGGTGAGTTCTTTATTACCGGACCCGATACTATTAAATTCAATAATTATATCTTATCTAATGACATTACTAAGATTGAAAATGGGCAATGTCAATACTCAATACTTTTAAATGAAAAAGGTGGAGTAGTTGATGACCTATTAGTATTTAAGTACAATGATGAAAAAGTTCTATGGGTTCCTAATGGAGCTAACACAGACAAGGATTTTGATTGGATTATGGCTAGAAAAGATGGGTTTGATGTAGAAATTGTAAATGCATCAAGATCATATAGTGAGATAGCTATACAAGGACCAAAATCTAAAGAAGTACTTCAAAAAGCACTGGATTACAATCTAGATGAGTTAGAAAACTTCCACTTTGTTGACGATGTTACTTTAGATGGCAAAAAGGTTTTAATCTCCAGAACAGGATACACAGGTGAATTAGGATATGAAATCTACTGTGATTGGGAAGACGGAGATGACATATGGATGAAACTTATTGAACTAGGCGCTAAACCATGTGGGTTAGGATGCAGAGATACTCTAAGATTTGAAGCTTCTATGCCACTTTATGGAAATGAAATGGATGAAGATAATTCACCACTTGAAGCCGGTTTAAAATTTGCTATCGACTTCAATAAAGATGATTTTATTGGTAAAGAACCTCTTGCTAAGAAATTAGAAGAAGGTTTAAAGAGAAAGTTAATCGGTTTAGAGTTGACTGGCAAAGGTATCCCAAGACATGGTTATGCAGTGCTAAAAGATGGTAAAGAAATTGGAAAAATTACCACAGGTTACTTAGCTCCAACTGTAGGAAAACCAATCGCGAATGTGATAATCGACGCTGAAGAAGCAGTAATAGGCAACGAAGTAGAAGTACAAATCAGAAAGAGAGTAGTGCCTGCTGTTATAATCAGTAAACGATTTTTACAAAAGAAATAA
- the gcvH gene encoding glycine cleavage system protein GcvH, with protein sequence MKVEKGLFYTKDHEWVKIDGNEVVIGISDYAQDHLGDIVYVELPDVDDELDAGEAVASIESVKAASDAFTPFAGKVLEVNEDLDDDPALINSDAYGAWLVKLEVEDAPTDDLMNDEEYEKFLAEEA encoded by the coding sequence ATGAAAGTTGAAAAAGGATTATTTTACACAAAGGATCATGAGTGGGTTAAAATTGATGGTAATGAGGTAGTTATAGGAATATCTGATTACGCACAAGATCATCTTGGAGACATAGTATATGTTGAACTTCCAGATGTAGATGATGAACTAGATGCAGGTGAAGCTGTAGCATCTATAGAATCAGTTAAAGCTGCAAGTGATGCTTTCACACCTTTTGCTGGTAAAGTACTTGAAGTTAACGAAGATCTTGATGATGATCCTGCATTAATTAACTCTGATGCATATGGCGCATGGTTAGTTAAGTTGGAAGTTGAAGATGCTCCGACTGATGATTTAATGAACGACGAAGAGTACGAAAAATTCTTAGCTGAGGAGGCTTAA
- the gcvPA gene encoding aminomethyl-transferring glycine dehydrogenase subunit GcvPA — protein sequence MFPYISLTEQDEREMLEKIGVESIDDLFRDIPEDVSMNRPLDLPKAKSELEVAAYLRGLAEDNVCPCQMPSFLGAGAYDHYIPSIIKHITGRTEFYTSYTPYQPEVSQGTLQYIFEYQTLITRLTGMEIANASLYDGGSAIGEAALMCVNGNKKKNVVISKTVHPHSRMVARTYLKAQGFDLIEVDMKDGVTDLDALKAAVTEDTGAVVIQSPNFFGFIENLESATEIAHGVKKCDMIASCDPMSLAILKKPGAIGVDVVVGEAQPFGIPVAAGGPYLGYIAVNKKHLRKLPGRIVGQTEDRDGKRSWVLTLSAREQHIRREKATSNICSNQGLNVLAATVYMITMGKKGMREVAEQCTKKAHYCFNELTKSGKFKPFSSAPFFKEFAVVTDKPVEELNNKLKEAGIIGGFGAAKFYEGIGNVMIIAVTEKRTKEEIDKFVKIMEEA from the coding sequence ATGTTTCCATACATTTCTCTTACTGAACAAGATGAAAGAGAGATGCTTGAGAAGATTGGAGTCGAATCAATAGACGATCTATTTAGAGACATCCCCGAGGATGTCTCTATGAATAGACCGCTCGATTTGCCGAAGGCAAAAAGTGAACTAGAAGTTGCTGCATATTTAAGAGGTTTGGCTGAAGACAATGTATGTCCATGTCAAATGCCATCATTCCTTGGTGCCGGTGCTTATGATCACTATATTCCTTCCATAATCAAGCATATCACGGGAAGAACTGAGTTTTATACTTCCTATACACCATATCAACCAGAAGTAAGTCAAGGAACTTTACAATATATATTTGAGTACCAAACATTAATTACAAGATTAACAGGCATGGAAATAGCAAACGCTTCCCTATACGATGGCGGATCAGCAATAGGCGAGGCAGCTTTAATGTGCGTAAACGGTAATAAGAAGAAGAATGTTGTAATTTCTAAAACCGTTCATCCACATTCCAGGATGGTAGCTAGAACATATCTTAAAGCTCAAGGTTTTGACCTTATAGAAGTAGATATGAAAGACGGTGTAACCGATTTGGATGCACTAAAAGCTGCAGTAACTGAAGATACCGGCGCGGTAGTAATTCAAAGTCCAAACTTCTTTGGATTCATTGAAAATCTAGAAAGTGCTACTGAAATAGCTCACGGCGTTAAGAAATGTGACATGATCGCTTCATGTGATCCGATGTCACTTGCAATTCTTAAGAAACCGGGAGCAATCGGTGTTGATGTAGTAGTAGGAGAAGCACAACCATTTGGTATACCTGTAGCTGCAGGTGGACCTTATCTTGGATATATTGCTGTTAATAAGAAACATTTAAGAAAACTTCCTGGAAGAATCGTAGGACAAACTGAAGACAGAGATGGTAAGAGAAGTTGGGTACTGACACTATCTGCGAGAGAGCAGCATATTAGAAGAGAAAAAGCTACTTCAAATATTTGTTCAAACCAGGGATTAAATGTATTGGCTGCAACAGTTTATATGATCACTATGGGTAAGAAAGGAATGAGAGAAGTTGCTGAGCAGTGTACTAAAAAAGCTCATTACTGCTTCAATGAACTAACCAAATCCGGTAAGTTTAAACCATTCTCAAGCGCACCATTCTTTAAAGAATTTGCAGTTGTTACCGACAAACCCGTTGAAGAATTAAACAATAAGCTTAAAGAAGCGGGAATAATAGGTGGATTTGGAGCTGCTAAATTCTATGAAGGTATTGGAAATGTAATGATCATAGCTGTTACAGAAAAGAGAACTAAGGAAGAAATCGATAAGTTTGTTAAGATAATGGAGGAGGCTTAA
- the gcvPB gene encoding aminomethyl-transferring glycine dehydrogenase subunit GcvPB has protein sequence MNTNYDKVIFEVSQPGRVGYKLPDLDVPEAELSDLIPQDLLCDTELDFPEVAEFEVIRHFTNLSNKNYSLDQGIYPLGSCTMKYNPKINEDMASLPGFQNVHPLQAEEDMQGVLRLMYELGDALAIITGMDKPTLQPAAGAHGEYTGILLIKAYHEKRGDTKRDKIIIPDAAHGTNPATAAMAGYKTIELKSTNQGMVDVEALRAAVGDDTAGLMLTNPNTVGMSDENIKLIADIVHEAGGLVYYDGANLNAIMGKARPGDMGFDVVHYNLHKTMSTPHGGGGPGSGAVACKEFLAEFLPVPVVEKKDDGTFYLNYDLPNSIGKVKDFYGHFGILVRAYTYILTMGADGLKRASEVAVLNANYLQALLKDYYKLPLDRITKHEVVFGGLKDPLSEVTTLDIAKRILDKGYHAPTVYFPLIINEAMMVEPTETETKQTLDAFANSLIEIAKEAKENPELLKEAPHNTPVRRPDETKAAKDVIVVYQSTEEE, from the coding sequence ATGAATACAAATTATGATAAAGTAATATTTGAAGTCTCTCAACCTGGTAGAGTGGGATATAAGCTTCCGGATTTAGATGTACCTGAAGCTGAGTTAAGTGATTTAATACCTCAAGATCTATTATGTGATACTGAGCTGGACTTCCCTGAAGTAGCTGAGTTTGAAGTTATTAGACACTTTACTAATCTTTCTAATAAAAACTACTCATTGGATCAAGGAATATATCCATTAGGATCTTGTACCATGAAGTACAATCCAAAAATCAACGAAGATATGGCTTCGTTACCAGGATTCCAAAATGTTCACCCACTACAGGCTGAAGAAGACATGCAAGGTGTTCTAAGGCTAATGTATGAATTAGGTGACGCTCTTGCTATAATTACCGGTATGGATAAACCAACCTTGCAACCGGCTGCCGGAGCACATGGTGAGTATACCGGAATACTCCTCATTAAAGCTTATCACGAAAAAAGAGGAGACACTAAGAGAGATAAGATTATAATTCCTGATGCTGCGCATGGTACAAACCCTGCAACAGCTGCAATGGCAGGATATAAAACAATAGAACTTAAATCGACAAACCAAGGTATGGTTGATGTAGAAGCTTTAAGAGCTGCAGTTGGAGATGATACTGCCGGATTAATGCTTACAAATCCAAATACCGTAGGTATGTCTGATGAGAATATTAAGCTTATAGCTGATATAGTTCATGAAGCAGGTGGATTAGTATACTATGACGGAGCTAACCTAAATGCCATCATGGGTAAAGCTAGACCTGGAGACATGGGCTTTGATGTTGTTCACTACAACCTGCACAAGACTATGTCAACACCACATGGTGGTGGAGGACCGGGTTCTGGAGCTGTAGCTTGTAAAGAGTTTTTAGCAGAGTTTTTACCTGTACCTGTTGTAGAAAAGAAAGATGATGGAACTTTCTATCTAAACTATGATCTTCCGAATTCTATCGGTAAAGTAAAAGATTTCTATGGACACTTTGGAATTCTTGTACGTGCTTACACTTATATTCTAACAATGGGAGCAGACGGACTTAAGAGAGCTTCTGAAGTTGCAGTTTTAAATGCCAACTATCTACAAGCACTTCTTAAAGACTATTACAAACTACCTTTGGATAGAATTACAAAGCATGAGGTTGTTTTTGGAGGATTAAAAGATCCGCTTTCTGAAGTAACAACACTTGATATAGCTAAGAGAATCCTTGATAAGGGATACCATGCACCAACCGTTTATTTCCCACTTATTATCAATGAAGCTATGATGGTAGAACCGACAGAAACGGAAACTAAGCAAACTTTAGATGCATTCGCTAATTCCCTTATTGAAATAGCTAAAGAAGCAAAAGAAAATCCTGAGCTTCTTAAAGAAGCACCACATAATACACCGGTTAGAAGACCGGATGAAACAAAAGCAGCGAAAGATGTAATCGTTGTTTATCAATCTACAGAAGAGGAGTAA
- a CDS encoding NAD(P)/FAD-dependent oxidoreductase: MTKTITVIGGGPGGYECAIRAAQLGANVYLIEDRELGGTCLNRGCIPTKTLWRNAEIANAMKRKAEFGFDFENLSIDGARIQARKNEVVEQIRGGVEFLVGSYPNMEFIPGFASFKDANTVVVKLKDGSTRELETDYTIVASGSVPFVPPIEGADAEGIMTSDEILDLDFVPESMLVIGGGVIGLEFACIYNELGTEVTVVANEILGAADSEISKRMPSFLKKAGIKLINKSRASKIEKTENGYKVIAELIGKDKTQEAEGQTLLMATGRAAFTKGLNLGSSWCRIFKIRNTYRW; this comes from the coding sequence TTGACCAAAACCATAACTGTTATAGGTGGAGGCCCTGGCGGATATGAATGTGCCATTAGGGCTGCCCAACTAGGAGCAAATGTATATTTAATAGAAGATAGAGAATTAGGTGGTACATGCTTAAATAGAGGATGTATACCTACCAAAACTCTTTGGAGAAATGCTGAAATTGCAAATGCTATGAAGAGAAAAGCAGAATTCGGATTCGACTTTGAAAATCTTTCAATAGACGGAGCAAGAATTCAAGCGAGAAAGAACGAAGTAGTAGAGCAAATCAGAGGTGGGGTAGAATTCTTGGTAGGATCATATCCTAATATGGAATTCATACCTGGATTCGCATCTTTTAAAGATGCCAATACTGTTGTAGTTAAACTTAAAGACGGAAGTACGAGAGAACTGGAAACAGACTACACTATCGTAGCTTCAGGTTCAGTTCCATTTGTTCCTCCTATAGAAGGAGCAGATGCTGAAGGAATCATGACAAGTGACGAAATACTTGACCTTGACTTTGTGCCTGAATCAATGCTTGTAATCGGTGGAGGAGTTATCGGACTAGAGTTCGCATGTATCTACAACGAGCTGGGAACAGAAGTAACTGTAGTTGCTAATGAAATCCTAGGCGCAGCTGATTCAGAAATATCAAAGAGAATGCCAAGTTTCTTGAAAAAAGCCGGAATTAAATTGATAAATAAATCCAGAGCTAGTAAAATCGAAAAAACCGAAAACGGCTATAAAGTTATAGCTGAACTTATCGGAAAAGATAAAACTCAAGAAGCAGAAGGACAAACTCTATTGATGGCTACCGGTAGGGCTGCTTTCACAAAAGGACTTAATCTTGGAAGCAGCTGGTGTAGAATATTCAAGATACGGAATACCTATAGATGGTGA
- a CDS encoding FAD-dependent oxidoreductase, translating into MEAAGVEYSRYGIPIDGDMKTNVDTIYAIGDVTEGSIQLAHAASAQGIYVVEKLMGKTPEINLDVIPACTFTLPEVAQVGYTEDKLKEENIPYVKSKFMFTGNGKAVSLGEAEGFVKILAKEDLSEIYGIHIIGPHANDLIHEGTVAVANKLPVSAIANMIHAHPTLSEAFMEAIHQLEGCSIHSAPAK; encoded by the coding sequence TTGGAAGCAGCTGGTGTAGAATATTCAAGATACGGAATACCTATAGATGGTGATATGAAAACTAATGTTGACACAATATATGCTATCGGAGATGTTACCGAAGGCAGTATTCAGTTAGCACATGCTGCATCAGCTCAAGGTATATACGTAGTTGAAAAACTTATGGGTAAAACACCTGAAATCAATTTAGATGTAATACCTGCATGTACTTTCACACTTCCTGAAGTAGCACAAGTTGGATATACTGAAGACAAATTAAAAGAAGAAAATATCCCATACGTTAAGAGTAAATTCATGTTCACAGGAAATGGTAAAGCTGTATCATTGGGTGAAGCAGAAGGATTTGTAAAAATCTTAGCAAAAGAAGACCTTTCTGAAATTTACGGAATCCATATAATTGGACCTCATGCAAATGACTTAATTCATGAAGGAACTGTTGCTGTAGCAAACAAATTACCTGTTTCAGCTATTGCCAATATGATTCACGCTCATCCAACTCTAAGCGAAGCATTTATGGAAGCTATCCATCAATTAGAAGGATGCTCAATACATTCAGCTCCTGCTAAATAA
- a CDS encoding phosphatase PAP2 family protein has translation MYLTLLIIFTILVLLASIYTGTRLYKKAETTFDKNIRDKVTRDRNPHFIGVMKSVTRLGNVETLFMIIVPILFVLVRDGEFVTASAIILSAGLSIIVSQVLKFIFRRTRPTKERALSHIGYSFPSGHSTVGVSFYLTLAYIVSTGTGRLVFLLLIGLIIGLAIAFSRIYLGVHWASDVIVGVFLGLTCSAWAIYLYRSKFVLEWLFRAF, from the coding sequence ATGTATTTAACATTATTAATTATTTTTACAATATTAGTGTTATTGGCTTCGATATATACCGGGACCAGGTTATATAAAAAAGCTGAAACTACTTTCGATAAAAATATTAGAGATAAGGTAACGAGAGATAGGAATCCTCATTTTATTGGTGTTATGAAATCTGTTACGAGACTAGGTAATGTAGAAACACTATTTATGATTATCGTCCCAATACTTTTTGTCTTGGTAAGGGATGGAGAATTCGTTACTGCATCAGCAATAATATTATCTGCAGGATTGTCGATAATCGTATCCCAAGTATTAAAATTTATATTCAGACGTACTAGACCTACAAAGGAGAGAGCTTTAAGCCACATCGGATATTCCTTTCCCAGTGGACATTCAACGGTTGGCGTAAGTTTTTATCTGACACTGGCCTATATAGTGTCAACAGGTACCGGTAGATTGGTATTTCTATTATTGATAGGATTGATTATCGGACTCGCCATAGCTTTCAGTAGAATATACCTGGGAGTGCACTGGGCAAGTGATGTAATAGTTGGAGTTTTCTTAGGACTAACCTGTTCGGCTTGGGCAATATACTTATATAGAAGTAAATTTGTCTTAGAATGGTTGTTTAGAGCATTTTAA
- a CDS encoding M20/M25/M40 family metallo-hydrolase: MNEKRLLERFLEFIQIDSPTTRERDFAEHLIPILRDLDMEVFMDDAGEKAGSNSGNLIAKLKGTTGSPAIMFSAHMDTVSPGEGIKPVIRDGVIYSDGSTILGGDDKAGIAAIIEGIQSIKEASIPHGDIEVVFTIYEEGGLFGSKYLDYSTVDSKLCYVLDTSGSPGKIVIGGPAQAKINVEFTGKEAHAGVAPEEGISAIQILAEAISNMKLLRIDEKTTANIGKIEGGSVTNIVTKTAKFLAEARSLEDDALDLHVAHMVEECEKAAKKYGGTVDVKVNIAYKSFKLDENEAIVQNAMKACENLGFEPETMMSGGGSDTSNYNANGIKSVNLAIGETKPHTVDESLKIEDLNNSARLVMELIKLHA; encoded by the coding sequence ATGAACGAGAAAAGATTATTAGAGAGATTTTTAGAGTTTATTCAAATTGACAGTCCGACAACTAGAGAGCGCGACTTTGCCGAACATTTAATTCCCATACTAAGGGATTTAGACATGGAAGTGTTTATGGATGATGCCGGCGAAAAAGCAGGAAGTAACAGCGGAAATCTAATAGCAAAGCTTAAGGGTACTACAGGTTCACCTGCGATTATGTTCAGTGCGCATATGGACACTGTTTCTCCCGGAGAAGGAATCAAGCCTGTAATAAGAGATGGCGTTATCTACAGTGATGGTTCAACAATTCTGGGCGGAGATGACAAGGCTGGTATAGCTGCGATTATCGAAGGTATACAATCCATTAAAGAAGCAAGTATACCTCACGGAGACATAGAGGTTGTTTTCACCATATACGAAGAGGGCGGGCTTTTCGGTTCCAAATATTTAGATTATTCCACTGTAGATTCAAAATTATGTTATGTACTCGATACCAGTGGTTCACCGGGTAAAATTGTAATCGGTGGTCCTGCGCAGGCTAAAATAAATGTTGAATTTACAGGAAAAGAAGCTCATGCAGGTGTTGCTCCTGAAGAAGGTATAAGTGCAATCCAGATTTTGGCCGAGGCTATCTCAAATATGAAATTACTTAGAATAGACGAAAAAACAACAGCAAATATCGGTAAAATCGAAGGTGGCTCGGTTACCAATATAGTAACCAAGACTGCAAAATTCCTTGCAGAAGCAAGAAGTTTAGAAGATGATGCACTCGATCTCCATGTAGCTCACATGGTAGAAGAATGCGAAAAAGCTGCTAAGAAATACGGCGGAACTGTCGATGTTAAAGTCAATATCGCATATAAGAGTTTTAAATTGGATGAAAATGAAGCTATTGTCCAAAATGCAATGAAGGCTTGTGAAAACTTGGGATTTGAACCGGAGACTATGATGTCTGGTGGTGGCTCAGATACCAGTAATTACAATGCAAATGGAATAAAATCCGTTAACCTTGCCATTGGAGAAACTAAACCTCATACAGTTGATGAATCTCTAAAAATAGAAGATTTAAATAATTCCGCAAGACTCGTAATGGAACTTATTAAGCTTCATGCCTAA
- a CDS encoding AbgT family transporter, whose product MENSTKNQRKGFLGAVERIGNALPHPAILFFLFSIIVIIASELVARTGVSVTYYDARAKEEVTKTAVSLMNAEGLRYIFNNATKNFTGFAPLGTVLVAMLGVGVAESTGLISAALKNLITSVPKSLLTAVVVFAGIMSNIASDAGYVVVIPLGAIVFSGAGRHPIAGLAAAFAGVSAGFSANLAIGTLDPLLGGITNEALKSVGMVGEVLPTDNYYFMAASTFLLTIVGTLVTDKFIEPRLGTYTGSYKPDHEPLTTVERKGLRFAGLSLLVFMVIMAYLMVKLPGNLPGNGVFLEPDASGKLVLNNFLGNGLLLAILLMFLIPGAIYGKVTGVIKNSNDLIGGMTDAMKSMGAYMVLSFFAAQFINYFSYTNLGLLVSFQGAELLRSIGFVGLPLIIAFVILAAFLNLFMGSASAKWAVMAPIFVPMMAQLDIAPEFTQLAYRIGDSTTNIITPLMSYFAMIVVFVKRYDEDSGLGTLISTMLPYSFFFLMSWIILLVIWYVLGLPIGPGGAGIHTSMNLIQSFFV is encoded by the coding sequence ATGGAAAACTCAACAAAAAATCAAAGGAAAGGGTTTCTTGGAGCAGTTGAAAGAATTGGTAATGCTCTTCCCCATCCGGCTATACTATTTTTCTTATTTAGTATCATAGTAATTATAGCATCTGAATTAGTAGCCAGAACGGGAGTTTCAGTAACCTATTATGATGCAAGAGCAAAAGAAGAAGTTACAAAGACTGCCGTATCCCTTATGAATGCCGAAGGTCTAAGGTATATCTTCAACAATGCAACTAAGAACTTTACAGGATTTGCTCCTCTTGGAACGGTTTTAGTAGCTATGCTAGGAGTAGGGGTAGCGGAAAGTACAGGACTTATATCAGCTGCACTTAAAAACCTAATTACTTCAGTTCCAAAATCACTTCTTACTGCAGTAGTTGTATTTGCAGGTATTATGTCAAATATAGCTTCTGACGCAGGTTATGTTGTCGTTATACCACTTGGAGCTATCGTGTTCTCTGGTGCAGGAAGACATCCGATTGCAGGTCTTGCAGCGGCATTTGCCGGAGTTTCTGCCGGTTTCTCTGCCAACCTAGCAATAGGAACACTGGACCCATTACTAGGCGGTATTACAAATGAAGCTCTAAAATCAGTAGGTATGGTTGGTGAAGTTCTTCCAACTGATAACTACTATTTCATGGCAGCATCAACTTTCTTACTAACCATAGTAGGAACACTTGTAACCGACAAATTCATAGAGCCAAGACTTGGCACCTATACAGGTAGTTACAAGCCTGACCATGAGCCACTTACTACTGTAGAAAGAAAAGGATTAAGATTTGCCGGTCTTTCATTATTAGTGTTTATGGTAATAATGGCATACCTTATGGTTAAATTACCTGGAAATCTACCTGGAAACGGAGTATTCTTAGAACCGGATGCATCAGGAAAACTTGTTCTTAACAACTTCCTAGGAAACGGATTACTTCTTGCTATACTATTGATGTTCCTTATCCCGGGTGCTATCTACGGTAAAGTTACAGGAGTAATTAAGAATTCAAATGATTTAATCGGTGGTATGACCGATGCGATGAAGAGCATGGGTGCTTACATGGTTCTATCATTCTTTGCGGCACAGTTTATTAATTACTTCAGCTATACAAACCTTGGACTTCTAGTTTCATTCCAAGGAGCGGAACTATTAAGAAGCATAGGATTCGTTGGACTACCACTTATTATAGCTTTCGTTATTCTTGCAGCATTCCTAAATCTATTTATGGGTTCAGCATCTGCAAAGTGGGCGGTAATGGCTCCAATATTTGTACCTATGATGGCTCAATTAGACATTGCACCGGAATTCACTCAGTTAGCATACAGAATCGGTGACTCTACTACAAATATTATAACTCCGCTTATGAGTTACTTTGCAATGATCGTAGTATTTGTAAAGAGATACGACGAAGATAGTGGTTTAGGTACATTGATTTCAACAATGCTTCCATATTCATTCTTCTTCTTAATGTCTTGGATAATATTATTAGTAATATGGTACGTCTTAGGTCTTCCAATAGGACCTGGAGGCGCTGGAATTCATACTTCAATGAATTTAATACAATCATTCTTTGTTTAA